The Acropora muricata isolate sample 2 chromosome 5, ASM3666990v1, whole genome shotgun sequence genome includes a window with the following:
- the LOC136917540 gene encoding uncharacterized protein, whose protein sequence is MYFKNNQNVGNLLLFVVSHVVVKMAESFATNTVSRFRSPKTGEEESKLLQGSIPKSTAYKTKWAIKIFHEWQINRKVKGPVLDAGGAFKDYGDLYKVQSLCTDLANMDANALNYWLSKFVQEVANSEGKVYPARTLYGIICGIRRHLEETVGSEALNPLDASDKRVKYLKE, encoded by the exons atgtattttaaaaataatcaaaatgtgggaaatttgttgttgttcgttgtaAGTCATGTGGTAGTGAAGATGGCGGAGTCTTTTGCAACGAATACCGTAAGCCGTTTTCGTTCTCCAAAAACTGGGGAAGAAGAATCAAAGTTGCTGCAAGGGAGCATTCCTAAgtcaactgcctacaaaaccaaatgggcgattaaaatttttcacgaatggcagataaatagaaaagttaaaggtcCTGTACTTGATGCTGGTGGCGCTTTTAAAGATTATGGAGATTTGTACAAAGTTCAGTCGTTGTGTacagatttggcaaatatggatgCCAACGCTTTAAACTACTGGCTGAGTAAGTTTGTCCAGGAGGTTGCGAATAGTGAAGGGAAGGTGTATCCAGCAAGGACACTTTATGGAATTATCTGTGGCATCCGAAGGCATTTAGAAGAAACTGTGGGAAGCGAAGCATTAAATCCTTTAGATGCTTCGGATAAACG TGTCAAGTACCTCAAGGAGTGA